In Cyclobacteriaceae bacterium, the DNA window CTACTGCATTCAGTCAGCAAAAACCTCTTACTATTAAAGATTACGCTAAGTGGTCAAGAGTTGTTGATCCTGTAATTTCCAACGACGGAAAATGGTTTGCCTACAGCCATCGTGTCAATGGCGGCAACGATACATTGATCATCAAAAATCTTGAGTCTGATAAAATCTACAAAGTCAAGTTTGCTGCAAGTCCTGCATTTTCAGAGAACAGCAAATGGGTATCATTTGTCATAAAGCCTTCACGGGAAGAAGATAAGAAACTCAAAAAAGACAAGAAGCCGGTTCTTAACTCAGCGGGTATTCTCAATCTGGAAACCGGCAAGAAATCAGTCATTGACAGAATGGACGCCGCTGCATTCTCCAATAATTCTGCTGTCTATGCAGTCCTCCGCAAAAAACCTTCTGATGACAATTCGAAACATGAAGGCAAGGATCTTATTCTTAAAAAACTGGATGATGGTTCGCTGGTGAATATTGGCAACGTAGGGTCCTTCGTTTTCAATCAGAAAGGAAATTTACTGGCATACACAGTGGATGCTGATAAAATGAGCGGCAACGGGCTCTATTTATATAATACTGGGACGGGCGAAATGAAGACACTCGATACCGATTCAGCTACTTACAGTCAGCTTGCATGGGATGATGCAACGGCTTTACGATCTGAATGGGCTAATAAAGGAAAACATCTCGCCATTCTGAAAGGAGTTTCGCGCGACACGACCATGTACAGAGACAATTCATTACTGGTATTTATGAATGTCCTGACCCCGGCTTACAGAAAACAAATCTTCCCGTCTTCTTCACTTATTGGTCTTCCTAAAAGAAATATTGTGAGCGAGAATTTCAAACCAGCCTTTTCAAATGATGGATCACTGGTTTTCATTGGCGTCCGCGCGCAGGAGAAAAAGATAAAGATGAGCAAAGACACACTCGCCAATCTTGATGTCTGGCATTGGAAAGATGAACAGATCCAATCTGTTCAAATGAAGCGCTCTGAGCAAAATAAGAAATACACTTATTTGTGTTCCGTAAATCCATCAACAGGAATATTTTCGCGCCTCAGCGATGAAACATTGAGAGATGTAAACCTTTCAAAAAATTCAACCTATGCAGTGGGTCGCAATGACAAACCATACATTGATGATGTTAATTGGGGAGTTTCTCCTGCGGATCTGTACCGTGTAACATTGAAAGACGGGAAGCGCGAACTTTTTGCCAAGCTGGTAAACCGTCCACTCGGATATTCGCCAGATGGTAAATACTATCTCTTCCAGCTTGATTCATCCCTACACGTCGTTGATCTCTCAACGAATAAAGTAACAAATATTTCAAAGGCAGCGCCTGTTCGCTTCATGAATATGGAGCATCCTTATCCTCATGAAAAACCTCCCTTTGGAGTTGCGGGTTGGACAAAGGATGGAAAGAGTGTTGTCGTTAATCACAAATATGATCTCTGGATGCTTTCTCTTGATGGAACAAAAGCATCAAATCTTACCGCTGGCGTTGGCACGAAAGAAGAAATTCATTTCAATTACGTTCCAATGGATCCGATGGAACCTTTCATCGATACCAAAAAACCTATACTTCTATCTGCGGATGGTGAATGGACTAAGAAGTCTGGATTTTACTCAGTGATAGCAGGACAGGAACCAAAAGTAGTTCTATATGAAGACCGGAATTATGGCCCACCAAGAAAAGCATTGAATGCTGACAAAGTATTCTACAACGTTCAGACTTTCGTTGATTTTCCCGATTACTATGTGAGCAATTCAGGTTTTATGAATGCCAAAAAAGTCACGAATGCCAACCCTCAGCAAAAAAATTATGCATGGGGTAAGAGGGTCCTAATTGACTATACCAACAGCAAAGGACAAAAGCTTCAGGGTACCCTAACGCTTCCTGCTAATTATGAGGCTGGAAAGAAATATCCGATGATCGTTTACTTCTACGAAAAGATGTCGCAGGAACACAATAGCTATTCTATGCCTACATACGATGACCGGCCACACATGTCATTGTATTCCAGCAATGGATATCTGGTTTTCCAACCCGATAATGTCTATGATGAGGGTCGTCCCGGAACGAGTGCCCTGGATTGCATTACCTCTGCCACAAAAAAAGTAATTGATCTCGGCTATGCCGATCCAAAGAAAATTGGTTTGCAGGGACATAGCTGGGGTGGATATCAAAGTTCATTCATCCTCACACAAACAGATATGTTTGCATGTGTAGTTACCGGTGCACCACCTACCAATCTTGAAAGCTTCTATAATAATATCTATGGAAGCACTGGAACCAATCACCATGGCATTATGGAGATAGGGCAGGTACGAATGGGAAAAAATATGACGCCATGGTCGGCACGCGAGGCTTATCAACGCGAATCACCAATGGTTCATGCACCAAAGATCAAAACTCCTTTCATGATCCTTCATGGCACTGCTGATGGTGCGGTGGATTGGAACCAGGGTCTTGAATATTATAACGCTGCCAGAAGATTGAATAAGCAGGTGATCTTTCTATCCTATCCAAACGAAGGTCATCATTTGGCAATCGAAGCAAATCAAAAAGACTTTCTGGTTCGCATGCAGCAATACTTCGACTATTACCTGAAGGGAACGCCCGCTCCGGCATGGATGCTTGAAGGAGTTGCAAACATTGATAAGAAGTATGATCGTGGCGAGTAGGTAAGAAGACTGGAGTAGTGAAGAATATTTCTGCACTATTCCAGTTTTTAAATATTTCCTTTCTTCATCTCATCTACCGCATACGCACAGGCTCTTGCTGTCATCGCCATATACGTTAATGAAGGATTGACACATGAAGACGAGGTCATAAAAGATCCATCTGTAATAAATACGTTTTTGACGGCATGCATCTGATTGAATCCATTTAATACGGAGGTCTTTGAATCTCTTCCCATCCTGACAGAACCCATTTCGTGATTTGCATTGCCGGGAAAAGAAATAGTCGAATAAGGTCTTACATTTTTAAATCCAGCAGATTCAAGCATTTCAGCAGCGGCTATTGCAATGTCGCGATGCATGGCATGCTCATTCTCTTTGAACTCACAATCAACGCTTAGAGTTGGTCGTCCCCATTTATCTTTCTTGTCTGTATTTAGTACAGCGCGATTCGTCGAATAAGGAAGACATTCTCCAAAACCACTTAGCCCCATTGTCCACGGGCCTGGCGCCTGTGCTTCCTTTTTAAGTTCATCACCAATAGCATCAGTATATAGATCGCTTCTCCAACCCTGGCGCGATGCTCCACCCTGATAACCAAATCCACGGATGTAATCATTCCTTTTTTCTTTCAGATTGCGAAAGCGAGGGACATAAATTCCATTGGGTCTTCTTCCTGAATAATACTGATCATCGAATCCCTCAACCGTCGCTTCAGCGCCTGCACCTTTATGGTGATCCATAATATTTCTTCCGACCTGATCGCTGTCATTGCCCAGGCCATTCGGAAACCGACTCGATAACGAACCCAAAAGAATGGCAGTTGTTGCCATAGTGGAAGCATTCAGAAAAATAATACTTGAATAAAATTCCGTTGTCTCATTTGTTTCTGTATCAATGATCTCAACACCTGTCGCTTTTTCTTTTTTATCATCGTAGATAATTTTATTAACCAGGGAATTGGGTCGTAGGGTTAAGTTGCCCGTAGCAAATGCTGCTGGTAATGTGCTGGCATTCGTACTGAAGTATGCTCCATAAGGACAGCCACGATAACAAAGATTTCTGTATTGACATGTTCCGCGTCCTTTTACCGGAGCAGTGAGATTCGCCGTTCGTCCTATTGTTACTTTCCTTCCAGGAAATTTTTCTTCAGCAATATTTTTGAAATGTTTCTCTACACAATTCAATTCCATTGGCGGTTGGAATTTCCCATCAGGCAAATGAGGAATATTTTCCGTCTGCCCTGATACCCCAATGAAGCTTTCGACGTAATCATACCAGGGAGCAATGTCTTTATAGCGTATGGGCCAATCCACTCCGTGTCCGTCAATAAGGTTGGCTTCAAAATCAAGGTCACTGAAACGATAGGTTTGTCTTGCCCAAAGCAATGATCT includes these proteins:
- a CDS encoding S9 family peptidase, whose product is MKKSILILSLLLIAATAFSQQKPLTIKDYAKWSRVVDPVISNDGKWFAYSHRVNGGNDTLIIKNLESDKIYKVKFAASPAFSENSKWVSFVIKPSREEDKKLKKDKKPVLNSAGILNLETGKKSVIDRMDAAAFSNNSAVYAVLRKKPSDDNSKHEGKDLILKKLDDGSLVNIGNVGSFVFNQKGNLLAYTVDADKMSGNGLYLYNTGTGEMKTLDTDSATYSQLAWDDATALRSEWANKGKHLAILKGVSRDTTMYRDNSLLVFMNVLTPAYRKQIFPSSSLIGLPKRNIVSENFKPAFSNDGSLVFIGVRAQEKKIKMSKDTLANLDVWHWKDEQIQSVQMKRSEQNKKYTYLCSVNPSTGIFSRLSDETLRDVNLSKNSTYAVGRNDKPYIDDVNWGVSPADLYRVTLKDGKRELFAKLVNRPLGYSPDGKYYLFQLDSSLHVVDLSTNKVTNISKAAPVRFMNMEHPYPHEKPPFGVAGWTKDGKSVVVNHKYDLWMLSLDGTKASNLTAGVGTKEEIHFNYVPMDPMEPFIDTKKPILLSADGEWTKKSGFYSVIAGQEPKVVLYEDRNYGPPRKALNADKVFYNVQTFVDFPDYYVSNSGFMNAKKVTNANPQQKNYAWGKRVLIDYTNSKGQKLQGTLTLPANYEAGKKYPMIVYFYEKMSQEHNSYSMPTYDDRPHMSLYSSNGYLVFQPDNVYDEGRPGTSALDCITSATKKVIDLGYADPKKIGLQGHSWGGYQSSFILTQTDMFACVVTGAPPTNLESFYNNIYGSTGTNHHGIMEIGQVRMGKNMTPWSAREAYQRESPMVHAPKIKTPFMILHGTADGAVDWNQGLEYYNAARRLNKQVIFLSYPNEGHHLAIEANQKDFLVRMQQYFDYYLKGTPAPAWMLEGVANIDKKYDRGE
- a CDS encoding GMC family oxidoreductase gives rise to the protein MNLNLKAADQQTFDAIVIGSGISGGWAAKELCEKGLKVLLLERGKPLVHPNYPTATLSPWEVPNANRLTQEDLKRFPIQTRHYAIRADSKHYFIDDLENPYSEVQRFDWIRGDVVGGRSLLWARQTYRFSDLDFEANLIDGHGVDWPIRYKDIAPWYDYVESFIGVSGQTENIPHLPDGKFQPPMELNCVEKHFKNIAEEKFPGRKVTIGRTANLTAPVKGRGTCQYRNLCYRGCPYGAYFSTNASTLPAAFATGNLTLRPNSLVNKIIYDDKKEKATGVEIIDTETNETTEFYSSIIFLNASTMATTAILLGSLSSRFPNGLGNDSDQVGRNIMDHHKGAGAEATVEGFDDQYYSGRRPNGIYVPRFRNLKEKRNDYIRGFGYQGGASRQGWRSDLYTDAIGDELKKEAQAPGPWTMGLSGFGECLPYSTNRAVLNTDKKDKWGRPTLSVDCEFKENEHAMHRDIAIAAAEMLESAGFKNVRPYSTISFPGNANHEMGSVRMGRDSKTSVLNGFNQMHAVKNVFITDGSFMTSSSCVNPSLTYMAMTARACAYAVDEMKKGNI